Part of the Candidatus Poribacteria bacterium genome is shown below.
CACCGGGGATTCTCGTTGTCTCTGCCGGCACGTCCGACCTACCGGTTGCAGAGGAAGCCGCTGAAACGGTATTGATGATGGGAAACGCACCGGAACGCCTTTACGATGTCGGTGTAGCAGGCTTACACCGCCTCATCAGCAACCACGAAAAACTTCTGACAGCCCGCGTTATCATCGTTATTGCGGGGATGGAAGGCGCGCTTCCGAGCGTTGTGGGTGGGTTGGTGGATTGTCCCGTGATTGCTGTCCCCACCAGCATCGGTTACGGTGCAAGTTTCGGTGGACTCGCTGCCTTGTTAGGCATGCTAAATAGCTGCGCCTCCGGTGTCACCGTTGTAAACATTGATAACGGTTTCGGTGCAGGCTATAGTGCCTCACTCATCAACCGACTCACGAAGTAACCGATAATCTTCTATTCTTCTCCTTTACCGGATCTTTCCAGTACAACAGTTGCACTCACACTTTTTGATGCTTCTTGCGAACTCAAACCTATTTTAGGGGGTGTGTGCTCTACCTTCAATTGAACGACTTGCGTCCCAATGCTGAGGGTGACAACATCCGCCCCAATTTTGCATCGCATCTGGTACGGCACTGATTCAGGACGACGCTGTTCATAAGAAGGGGGCCGCCATGTTACACCAAATGCCTCAGCATAGGTTGTAAAGCATGCTGTGGCAGCTTCCGCGACATCACCCGTGGTGTCAAGTACCTGTTGCGCAGCACGCGCGGCTCCATTTGCGGCATCCGTCAAGCGTTCCTGAACCGTTTTCGCGTCAACTTCGTCAACATCAGTATCATCTGTACTTCTTCGCAAGGCAACGTAAACAACTGCCCCAAGCACACAGAGAAAAACAACTGTGCTGAGAAGGACAGTTGTTCGTAATTCGCGACGGCGCGCCATGTTCTCAAAATCCTCACGATGGTGTGGATAGAAAGCGTCGTGTGCGGAAATCGGTGTACTCGAATGCAGTATACCGACAGATAACAATAGTAGCAGAGAAAATAAAAACTTTTGAAGCATCGGTTTTGTACCTGCCTTTGCGTCAGTATACCAACGAAAAATTGAAAAGTCAATGCTATAGAGGCAATCAGCGGCATCGCGACTCGGAAGTCTCGCCTACAGCAAGCGTCTCCTGGCCGTTGCGTATGTAATATGCATGAAAAACTTGACTTGAAATTGTAAATTTGATACAATATCTTCATAGACACAAAAAATAAGGAGACAGAGATTTGCAGCAAAGAACACCAATTGAAGAACAGATTGATCTGCCTTTCGTAGAATCGCTACGGATTAGTTTTCAGAGTTTAAAAATCCGTTTTGGTCGTTCAATCATCACGACAGCCGGCATCACACTGGGTATTGCGTTTTTGGTCTCGGTATGGACGAACAACGAAATCGGTATCGCGCTACAGGAGAGCGGACGACAATCAACAATTAACACTTTTGAAGAGACAACGGAACAAGGTATTTCCACAAAAGATATATGGCTCATTGTTATGTCCTTGATTGTCTGTGTGGTAGGTATCGCAAACTCAATGCTGATGGCAGTAACAGAGCGTTTCCGTGAGATCGGTACAATGAAATGTCTCGGTGCATTAGATGGATTCGTGGTTAGACTGTTCCTACTTGAATCAGGATTCCAAGGGTTCTCTGGGGCACTGATCGGTGCACTCCTCGGCACACTGGGTGCAGTACTTTTAGGACTTAAAGACTATGGGTTAGACTTATTCTTCTATTTCCCGCTATTACCAGCGCAGCCTGAAAACGGGCCGATGCAGCTCGGTGTGATAGTCGTCATTCTGATTGGATGTATACTCGGCATGATTTTGGCAGTCATCGGTTCATCGTTCCCTGCGTGGCGTGCTGCGAAACTCCCACCGGCTGAAGCGATGCGTACCGAGGTATAGGCACGGAGGAAAATTATGAATGATATCGTTGTGAAAACTGAAGATGTTGTCAAAGAATATCGCATGGGTTCAAACATTCTTCGTGCTTTTTGAGATTGAACGTGGCGAGTATATCTCGCTTATGGGTCCCTCCGGTTCCGGTAAATCCACACTTTTTAACATGATCGGTGCGCTTGACCGCCCCACAGAGGGACAGGTCTACATCGACGGGCAAAACATGTCCCAACTTTCGCAAAGACAGATTGCGGCGTTTCGGTGCCACCGCGTGGGCTACATCTTTCAGAGTTACAACCTGCTGCACGTTCGGAGCGCGCACGGAAACGTAACGCTGCCTATGATTTTCGCTGGGATTTCTGAGAAAGATCGCAATGAAAGAGCAGAAAAGTTGCTGGATATGGTAGGCTTAGGGGACAGGATGTACCATCTCCCCGATGAACTTTCAGGCGGGCAGCGTCAACGCGTCGCTATCGCGAGAGCACTTGCCAACGATCCGAGCATTATCCTCGCCGATGAACCGACAGCAAACCTCGATACAATTACGGGACGCGAGATCATTGATCTCATTAAACGCCTGAATAACGAGCAGGGTGTCACTGTCATCTCGGCAACGCACGATCTGAAGATGCTTGATGTCTCTGACCGGATTGTGGACATCCGGGACGGACTCGTGGAACGTATCCGAAATCGAGATGAGATCGAAATCGAAGTCGGTGATGTCGGTGGTGAGTAGGGCATCTGCTCAGAGCCTACCACTAAATTTCCGACAAACGGACGGGACGATTTTCGCGAAGCGATTTCAAGGCTGCAAAACCTATCACGACAGGTGCACGACCATCCGCCCCTGTAACTGCTGGTTGTGTGTCTTCTTGGATGCATGTGAAGAACGCTTGCAATTCCGAGAGAAATGCCGATTTGTAGCGTTCCACAAAAAAATATGGGGGCGATGCCGCACGGCTCCCGTCGCTACCGCTAAAGGTAACGGTATCTGTCAGTGGATTCGCCGCCGTAACCATCCCCTTCGCGCCGAAGACCTCAACTCGCTGGTCGTAGCCGTAGACAGCCTCTCTACTGTTATCGATTGTTCCGATAACCCCATTCTGGAATCGTAAGGTGATAACTGTCGTGTCAATATCGCCAGCCTCGCCAATTTTCGGATCAACGCGCACCCCGCCCGCTGCGTAGACCTCAACCACCTCATCCCCAATCAGATAGCGCGCCATATCGAAATCGTGGATCGTCATGTCAAGAAAAATGCCGCCGGAGACCTTGACGTATTCAATNNNNNNNNNNNNNNNNNNNNNNNNNNNNNNNNNNNNNNNNNNNNNNNNNNNNNNNNNNNNNNNNNNNNNNNNNNNNNNNNNNNNNNNNNNNNNNNNNNNNNNNNNNNNNNNNNNNNNNNNNNNNNNNNNNNNNNNNNNNNNNNNNNNNNNNNNNNNNNNNNNNNNNNNNNNNNNNNNNNNNNNNNNNNNNNNNNNNNNNNNNNNNNNNNNNNNNNNNNNNNNNNNNNNNNNNNNNNNNNNNNNNNNNNNNNNNNNNNNNNNNNNNNNNNNNNNNNNNNNNNNNNNNNNNNNNNNNNNNNNNNNNNNNNNNNNNNNNNNNNNNNNNNNNNNNNNNNNNNNNTTAAGCTGCAAATCGTGGTCAATTCAACTTCTGGTATATTCTGGGCAAGGTGTTCAATGTGAAGTTTACCGATACGTCCAGCACCGATAAGACCGACACGGATTTTTGAAGGTTTGTTCATCTAATATTACTCCTAACGCTAACGTTGTTTTTTATTGTTATAGAATTGAATTTAGATACCGAAGGTTCCGTTCCGCACTCTCATACGGGCTGCCCATCCCCGGTAAGACATCTTGCTCCACGAC
Proteins encoded:
- a CDS encoding ABC transporter permease, producing the protein MQQRTPIEEQIDLPFVESLRISFQSLKIRFGRSIITTAGITLGIAFLVSVWTNNEIGIALQESGRQSTINTFEETTEQGISTKDIWLIVMSLIVCVVGIANSMLMAVTERFREIGTMKCLGALDGFVVRLFLLESGFQGFSGALIGALLGTLGAVLLGLKDYGLDLFFYFPLLPAQPENGPMQLGVIVVILIGCILGMILAVIGSSFPAWRAAKLPPAEAMRTEV
- a CDS encoding inositol 2-dehydrogenase; protein product: IEYVKVSGGIFLDMTIHDFDMARYLIGDEVVEVYAAGGVRVDPKIGEAGDIDTTVITLRFQNGVIGTIDNSREAVYGYDQRVEVFGAKGMVTAANPLTDTVTFSGSDGSRAASPPYFFVERYKSAFLSELQAFFTCIQEDTQPAVTGADGRAPVVIGFAALKSLRENRPVRLSEI